A portion of the Drosophila sechellia strain sech25 chromosome 2R, ASM438219v1, whole genome shotgun sequence genome contains these proteins:
- the LOC6608488 gene encoding uncharacterized protein LOC6608488 isoform X8: MPNNRNRNRNRNRNKRNRNQNQNQNPSQNQNENHQQQAEGAEDREEQQDFETQIAVAQSSSFVDDNGNSGSVSNGPTENSEEVTNTLEKTEKKEEIFEQPATVIQKEADSDAEMGAKNSKHRKEKSDKQASNGKAEEQVRPPPTIIRRPPGSPRQAKVIVHRIVREEDTANGKAQSPEPPKAVDPKEQHLEVEDSKEQQPEAHQEIETKEERENEPSPKELSESSHLSDDAPQKHVEVEENEPIYDEVDYSKDDSTNKIPQQEQHDPKEPQQYVLHLEKAMEFVENAHQQHVAAVQSYQKQRDTEQDAKQQEQSEAQHLQESTEAHQQHVAVPHILVDPKEKQEDDVKQEPILNNAQQQFDEIAPKAPKEIQIKVQFQTEDPLSQQPPPQKPTSKVIIHQIHLETTDEEPNVKPTFEEVSSTTGSLAGTLSPPPRYLVESPKNVSNGQFSRFSRDVQIQEMELNSDCSSGEFNSLQSPLVCEVESESEGSVALGPERSPSDQQVPSSSRVEQHEQVRQKRAQYRNALESHFLPQLLNPRYLDSILEENEWRNSTASSGGSDQTGIRTPKLNETFPKSQLDFSRRHRRREEAPTPLKLETRLLEDLTDLESCTRLQSTLSPQSEDAELVYLSSSASSSVSDLMELELEQAAALAERALVDLDTDASRLIARPDDEMSSTSTTTADRSETEAETETETEREGEQSRESTPVNANPTLTSSQSSLLSAATPTSTPTPADREQLAKDTNVSGGSTVSFGAASPLAATREEFVRNMDKVRELIEMTRREQEQGELPRSPSPPPVPPPPASVPPYSPESSSFHLASLQLKRQESNDSHCSDSTTHSQCTAINLASPPPPPTAQPPTPPLRQKPAPPPVPSPVSPPAPPTPQSEPELSVADSVANANADVDADADTDTEAIKKLRLLCTEQLASMPYGEQVLEELASVAQNIADQSQNKMPYPMPQLPHIKELQLNANESKSSSAWLGLPTQSDPKLLVCLSPGQRDLVNNQTQPDDLLDAHQKFVERRGYHELSKAQVLEQDHQQQQSEMLKTAAMMRELRKSLSPPAPPVPPPPVPLKSAETAAKATAHENAKRDDASEQKQKIAACESSSLENKPRQAADLGAQQSAEQRQSSSTTTSSHKATTETMSSDTAKFPTLDSMESELARMFPQHKGDIFEEQRKRFSNIEFPSHQPVSQTKRYSNIETSSYESKKRMENGQVVYDVSTSSHEKKEQGDPPKDQPVPPVPPPPIMSATKLNGNTFIDGDVAPKNSQPSRESGSGSGNGTYEEFRQRAKAAADAFGDQREQQNGLDQDRVFKDFDRLSQQMHAELQSTREKREKSASMYDLSGFTRPATGHPRLDELQQRRHAHMQELEREIERSAKSRQERMSSVPRQMEATPPRTHEIPIELEPRSRRAESLCNLNEPPPRPHTTVGHYNHPMAQDDWSRYANDLGYSENIARPFAREVEICYQRQNQRTPHCIRAPRLSASTNDLSSSSQYSYDTFNAYGGRRTHAPMLNQAQQQQRPHYGSCYSMIERDPNPRYISTTSRRGVSPAPPPVATPQQQQVPPPAYDRQQRRSSLPRELHEQQLKYILSKEEELKFEVERLQQERRRLMEEMQRAPVLPAPQRRESYRPAAKLPTLSEDEVFRQQMAEEWMNKVAEREERRQHKIIRISKIEDEHDHSAVDKATISDEFLDRVKERRHKLSMPADSDWESGAESQPQPAAQSQPESDVEAPPVRILEGQAEANLRQLPRHLREFAKFSTSEQLPDGAQMERHEEQERREEATDNAHSSATKKTSIVKTYKVSRLPPSVQDRATASEEANSAATGMGDRLRPRPPKQTRFLLNAQQLQQQRQRRSWSESDLLKEIDSELQLAKGFLYANVYKVKHEYMSEPETGSDRPRKMAQLGRRQYDGIGPVTNDGMPIILRSEVKEPHQHEWYKRLYQTIHKQKNGARPSYKSNGYVSEPEPNYDSDYSTLRYRTQNPHRVQSVSSAVNVRNLNQDEKLYGTMPNPIKSAQNSYKNQPGRIENYTTGHSSVSEKEKKENLEQSKLSPLYTEGNLSRALAKESGYTSDSNLVFRKKEVPVSSPLSPVEQKQAYKSLQAGGEPPLLGFRKPAPEKPRDLDPNAPPIPPQPPVKGLSSYDFPYSTDTVDGSDVNIHFKTPIRHEHRQNLSEEELAIRQAEHMQKLYHEERRRKYLQELQDMNSRRHTDNFTPSQKSPIALNRYDDFPTDVTLKSLVGPKTVARALFNFQGQTSKELSFRKGDTIYIRRQIDANWYEGEHNAMIGLLPASYVEIVSRDGARTPSKRPSEGQARAKYNFQAQSGIELSLNKGELVTLTRRVDGNWFEGKIANRKGIFPCSYVEVLTDIGAEDIAARTTTVITSQSTTNLRPNLDVLRTNINNEFNTLTQNGAQPPNGILKETRTLHKTDALHVDTSSEPLAYRALYKYRPQNSDELELLEGDVVHVLEKCDDGWFVGTSQRTGCFGTFPGNYVERA, from the exons ATGCCCAATAACCGCAATCGTaatcgcaatcgcaatcgcaaCAAACGCAATCGaaaccaaaatcaaaatcagaatccgagccaaaaccaaaacgaaaaccATCAGCAGCAGGCAGAAGGGGCGGAGGATcgggaggagcagcaggattTCGAGACTCAAATCGCAGTAGCGCAATCTTCTTCCTTCGTAGATGATAATGGAAATTCTGGCAGCGTTTCAAATGGGCCAACGGAAAACAGCGAAGAGGTGACGAACACTCTTgagaaaaccgaaaaaaaagaagaaatattCGAGCAACCAGCCACAGTCATCCAAAAAGAAGCAGATTCAGACGCAGAAATGGGTGCCAAAAATTCAAAACATCGCAAGGAAAAGTCCGATAAGCAGGCGTCTAATGGAAAAGCTGAAGAGCAGGTGCGTCCGCCTCCCACCATTATTAGAAGGCCACCCGGCAGCCCCCGGCAAGCCAAGGTCATAGTTCATCGAATTGTGAGGGAAGAGGACACGGCCAATGGTAAAGCTCAATCACCAGAGCCACCCAAAGCCGTAGATCCTAAGGAGCAGCACTTGGAGGTCGAGGATTCAAAGGAGCAGCAACCTGAAGCTCATCAGGAGATTGAAACTAAGGAAGAACGGGAAAATGAACCGAGTCCAAAGGAACTTTCTGAATCTAGTCATCTTTCGGATGACGCACCGCAGAAACATGTCGAAGTTGAAGAGAATGAACCAATTTATGATGAAGTGGACTACTCAAAGGATGATTCCACTAACAAGATTCCACAGCAAGAGCAACATGATCCAAAGGAACCGCAGCAATATGTGTTGCACCTCGAAAAGGCAATGGAATTTGTAGAAAATGCACatcagcaacatgttgctgccgtACAAAGTTATCAAAAACAAAGAGACACAGAGCAAGACGcaaagcagcaggagcaaaGTGAAGCACAGCACCTTCAGGAATCAACTGAAGCGCatcagcaacatgttgcagtACCACATATCCTTGTAGATCCCAAGGAGAAACAAGAGGATGATGTGAAACAGGAACCCATTTTGAATAACGCCCAACAGCAATTTGATGAGATTGCACCAAAAGCCCCAAAGGAAATCCAAATAAAAGTTCAATTTCAAACAGAAGATCCTCTTTCGCAGCAGCCTCCTCCACAGAAGCCCACCTCCAAGGTGATTATCCACCAGATACACCTCGAAACCACCGACGAAGAGCCAAATGTCAAGCCTACTTTCGAGGAGGTTAGCAGCACTACCGGTTCTCTGGCCGGAACTCTATCTCCACCACCCCGTTATTTGGTGGAGTCGCCGAAGAACGTGTCAAATGGCCAATTTTCGCGCTTCTCGCGCGATGTGCAAATCCAGGAGATGGAACTGAACAGCGACTGCAGCTCCGGGGAATTCAATTCCCTGCAGTCGCCGTTGGTATGCGAAGTAGAATCGGAATCAGAGGGATCGGTAGCCTTGGGACCCGAGCGATCGCCGTCGGATCAGCAGGTGCCGTCCAGCAGCCGAGTGGAGCAGCATGAGCAGGTGCGCCAGAAACGTGCCCAGTATCGGAACGCTTTGGAATCGCACTTCCTGCCGCAGTTGCTCAATCCCCGCTATCTGGACAGCATCCTGGAGGAGAATGAATGGAGAAACTCCACCGCCTCCTCTGGCGGAAGCGATCAGACGGGGATCCGCACGCCCAAGCTGAACGAGACCTTTCCCAAGAGTCAGTTGGACTTCAGCCGCAGACACAGACGGAGGGAGGAGGCCCCAACGCCTCTTAAGCTCGAAACCAGGCTGCTGGAGGATTTAACCGATCTGGAGAGCTGCACCCGACTGCAGAGCACCCTGTCTCCACAGTCCGAAGATGCAGAGCTAGTTTACCTGAGCTCCTCGGCCTCCAGCAGTGTCTCTGACCTCATGGAACTAGAACTAGAGCAGGCTGCCGCCTTGGCGGAGAGGGCCCTCGTGGACTTGGATACGGATGCCAGTCGGTTGATTGCTCGGCCGGACGATGAGATGAGCAGCACAAGTACCACCACTGCAGACAGGAGCGAGAcggaagcggaaacggaaacggagaCGGAGAGAGAGGGCGAGCAGAGTCGCGAGAGCACACCTGTTAACGCCAACCCGACGCTCACCAGTTCGCAGTCTTCGCTGCTGAGCGCCGCAACGCCGACGTCGACGCCCACTCCCGCCGATCGAGAACAATTAGcaaaagatacaaatgtatctggTGGATCGACTGTTAGTTTCGGGGCAGCATCGCCGCTAGCGGCCACGCGCGAGGAGTTCGTTCGCAATATGGACAAAGTGCGCGAGTTGATCGAGATGACGCGGCGCGAACAGGAGCAAGGTGAACTACCGCGATCGCCGTCGCCGCCGCCCGTTCCCCCGCCTCCCGCTTCCGTGCCACCCTACAGTCCCGAGTCTTCCTCGTTCCACCTAGCTTCCTTGCAGCTGAAGCGGCAGGAGTCTAACGACTCCCACTGCTCCGACAGCACCACCCACAGCCAATGCACGGCCATCAACCTGGCCAGTCCCCCACCGCCACCCACTGCTCAGCCACCCACACCGCCTCTCAGACAAAAGCCTGCACCACCACCCGTACCGTCACCCGTATCACCACCCGCACCACCCACTCCCCAATCAGAGCCAGAGCTTTCAGTTGCAGATTCGGTTGCGAATGCAAATGCGGATGTAGATGCAGATGCCGACACTGATACGGAAGCAATAAAGAAACTGCGCCTGCTGTGCACCGAGCAGTTGGCTTCCATGCCCTATGGCGAACAGGTGCTCGAGGAGTTAGCCAGTGTGGCCCAGAACATTGCCGACCAATCGCAGAACAAGATGCCCTATCCCATGCCCCAGTTGCCGCACATCAAGGAGCTGCAGTTAAACGCCAATGAAAGCAAGTCCTCCTCCGCCTGGCTGGGTCTGCCGACCCAGTCCGATCCCAAGCTATTGGTCTGCCTCTCGCCCGGCCAGAGGGATTTGGTAAATAACCAAACGCAACCGGATGACCTGCTTGATGCCCACCAGAAGTTCGTGGAGCGTCGGGGATACCATGAGTTGTCCAAGGCCCAGGTTCTCGAGCAAgaccaccagcaacagcagagtGAGATGCTCAAGACGGCGGCCATGATGCGCGAGTTGCGCAAGAGCCTCTCGCCGCCGGCGCCTCCTGTCCCTCCGCCGCCGGTACCGCTGAAGAGCGCCGAAACGGCGGCCAAGGCGACCGCTCATGAAAACGCCAAGAGAGATGACGCAAGCGAACAAAAGCAGAAGATCGCAGCATGCGAATCGTCATCGCTTGAAAATAAACCAAGGCAAGCAGCTGATCTTGGTGCTCAGCAGTCGGCAGAGCAACGCcagagcagcagcaccaccacctccagcCACAAAGCGACCACAGAGACCATGTCCAGTGACACCGCCAAGTTTCCCACGCTGGACAGCATGGAGAGTGAGCTGGCCAGGATGTTCCCCCAGCACAAGGGCGACATTTTCGAGGAGCAGCGCAAGCGGTTCTCCAACATTGAGTTCCCCAGCCACCAGCCCGTCAGCCAAACCAAGCGGTACTCCAACATCGAGACAAGCAGTTACGAGTCCAAGAAGCGAATGGAAAATGGTCAGGTAGTCTATGATGTGAGCACTTCAAGTCACGAGAAAAAGGAGCAGGGTGATCCCCCCAAGGACCAGCCCGTACCACCCGTTCCCCCGCCGCCAATTATGTCAGCAACGAAATTAAACGGTAACACTTTCATTGATGGAGACGTGGCGCCCAAAAATAGCCAGCCGTCGCGAGAGAGCGGTAGCGGCAGCGGCAACGGTACGTATGAGGAATTTCGGCAGCGTGCCAAGGCCGCCGCGGATGCTTTTGGAGATCAGCGGGAGCAGCAAAACGGGCTGGATCAAGACCGCGTGTTCAAGGACTTCGATAGGCTATCGCAGCAGATGCACGCCGAGCTGCAAAGCACCCGGGAAAAGCGGGAGAAGTCCGCTTCCATGTACGATCTCAGTGGCTTCACGCGACCCGCGACGGGTCATCCGAGATTAGATGAGCTGCAGCAGAGAAGACATGCCCACATGCAGGAGTTGGAGAGAGAAATAGAGCGGTCGGCAAAGTCGCGACAGGAGCGAATGTCCTCGGTACCGCGACAAATGGAGGCCACACCACCGCGAACTCATGAGATTCCCATTGAGCTGGAGCCACGTTCCCGACGGGCCGAGTCCCTGTGCAATCTTAATGAGCCACCACCACGTCCGCACACCACCGTGGGTCACTATAACCATCCGATGGCACAGGATGACTGGTCTAGGTATGCCAACGATTTGGGATACTCGGAGAACATAGCACGACCCTTTGCCAGGGAGGTGGAGATTTGCTATCAGCGGCAGAATCAGAGAACACCACATTGCATTAGGGCTCCCCGCCTCTCCGCCAGCACTAATGATCTGAGCAGCTCTAGTCAATATAGCTACGATACCTTCAATGCTTATGGTGGCAGAAGGACCCATGCCCCCATGCTGAACCAggcgcaacagcaacagcgtcCTCATTACGGCAGCTGTTACTCCATGATCGAGAGGGATCCCAATCCCAGGTACATAAGTACCACCTCGCGAAGAGGCGTGAgcccagcaccaccaccagttGCAACtccgcaacagcagcaggtgcCACCACCTGCCTATGATCGCCAGCAGAGGAGATCCTCGCTGCCGAGGGAATTGCATGAACAGCAGCTGAAGTACATACTATCCAAAGAGGAGGAGCTCAAGTTTGAAGTGGAGCGATTGCAGCAGGAGCGCCGTCGTCTAATGGAGGAAATGCAGAGGGCTCCGGTCTTGCCTGCTCCTCAGAGGAGGGAGAGCTACAGGCCCGCCGCCAAGCTGCCCACTCTGAGCGAGGATGAGGTATTTCGGCAGCAAATGGCCGAGGAGTGGATGAACAAGGTGGCTGAGCGGGAAGAGCGTCGTCAGCACAAGATCATACGCATATCGAAGATCGAGGATGAGCACGATCACTCCGCCGTAGACAAGGCGACCATAAGCGATGAATTCTTGGATCGGGTGAAGGAGCGGCGTCACAAGTTGTCCATGCCGGCGGACAGCGATTGGGAAAGTGGGGCAGAATCCCAACCCCAGCCAGCCGCCCAATCCCAGCCAGAATCGGATGTAGAGGCGCCACCAGTACGCATACTGGAGGGCCAGGCGGAGGCCAATCTCCGCCAGCTGCCACGGCACCTGCGGGAGTTCGCCAAGTTCTCTACCAGCGAACAGTTGCCGGATGGCGCCCAAATGGAGCGTCACGAGGAACAGGAGCGCAGGGAGGAGGCTACCGACAATGCGCACAGCAGTGCCACCAAGAAGACGAGCATCGTGAAGACGTACAAGGTTTCCAGGCTACCGCCTTCCGTCCAGG ACAGAGCCACCGCATCCGAGGAGGCGAACTCAGCGGCAACGGGAATGGGTGACCGGCTGCGACCACGCCCACCCAAGCAGACGCGCTTCCTCCTTAACgcgcagcagctgcagcagcagaggCAGCGGCGCAGCTGGTCGGAAAGCGATCTTCTCAAGGAGATCGACAGTGAACTGCAGCTGGCCAAGGGCTTCCTCTACGCGAATG TCTACAAAGTCAAGCACGAGTATATGAGCGAACCGGAGACGGGCAGCGATCGTCCCCGGAAAATGGCACAGTTAGGGCGAAGGCAGTACGACGGCATCGGTCCGGTGACCAACGATGGAATGCCCATCATCCTGAGATCG GAGGTCAAGGAGCCGCATCAGCATGAGTGGTACAAGCGTCTGTATCAGACGATACACAAGCAGAAGAACGGCG CCCGTCCGTCGTACAAGAGCAACGGATACGTCTCAGAGCCCGAGCCCAACTACGATTCGGATTACTCGACGTTGAGGTACCGCACCCAGAATCCGCACCGCGTTCAGTCCGTCTCCTCGGCTGTCAATGTGCGCAACCTTAATCAGGACGAGAA GTTGTATGGTACTATGCCAAATCCCATAAAATCAGCGCAAAACTCGTATAAGAATCAGCCAGGTCGCATCGAAAACTATACGACAGGTCATTCGTCTGTTTCCGAAAAGGAAAAGAAGGAA AATCTAGAACAATCGAAACTATCGCCATTGTACACTGAAGGTAACTTGTCCAG AGCTTTGGCCAAGGAATCCGGCTATACTAGCGATTCCAATCTGGTCTTCCGTAAGAAGGAGGTACCCGTAAGCAGCCCCCTTAGCCCCGTTGAACAAAAGCAGGCTTACAAGAGTCTCCAGGCAGGCGGAGAACCTCCTCTGCTCGGCTTCCGCAAACCAGCGCCCGAGAAACCCCGTG ATCTCGACCCGAACGCGCCCCCCATTCCCCCACAGCCGCCAGTCAAGGGTCTCTCCTCCTACGATTTCCCGTACAGCACCGACACCGTCGACGGATCAG ACGTGAACATCCACTTCAAGACCCCCATCAGGCATGAGCATCGCCAGAACTTGTCGGAAGAGGAACTAGCCATTCGCCAAGCGGAGCACATGCAGAAGCTCTACCACGAGGAGCGCCGTCGCAAGTATCTACAGGAGCTGCAGGACATGAATTCGCGCCGCCACACGGACAACTTCACCCCGTCGCAGAAGTCGCCCATCGCCCTCAATCGCTACGATGACTTCCCCACGGACGTGACCCTCAAGTCGCTGGTGGGCCCCAAGACGGTGGCCCGGGCTCTCTTCAACTTTCAGGGACAGACCTCCAA GGAGCTATCCTTCCGCAAGGGCGACACAATCTACATCAGGCGGCAGATCGATGCCAACTGGTATGAAGGCGAGCACAATGCCATGATTGGACTGCTTCCAGCCAGCTATGTTGAG ATTGTCAGTCGAGATGGAGCCCGTACCCCATCCAAGCGGCCATCGGAGGGTCAGGCCCGTGCCAAATACAACTTCCAGGCCCAGTCGGGCATAGAGCTCTCCTTGAACAAGGGCGAATTGGTCACTTTGACGCGCCGAGTGGATGGCAACTGGTTCGAGGGCAAGATTGCCAACAGGAAGGGCATCTTCCCGTGCTCTTACGTGGAG GTACTTACTGATATTGGTGCTGAAGACATTGCGGCCAGGACAACCACCGTGATCACCAGCCAGAGCACCACGAATCTGCGGCCCAATCTCGACGTGCTGCGCACAAACATCAACAATGAGTTCAATACGCTGACGCAAAATGGAGCACAGCCACCGAACGGAATCCTTAAGGAAACGCGGACACTTCATAAGACAGACGCCCTCCATGTGGACACCAGTTCCGAGCCATTGGC ATACCGCGCACTGTACAAGTACCGGCCCCAGAACTCCGATGAACTGGAACTGCTCGAGGGAGATGTGGTCCATGTGCTGGAGAAGTGCGACGACGGATGGTTCGTGGGCACCTCGCAGAGGACCGGCTGCTTCGGCACATTCCCCGGCAACTACGTGGAACGGGCCTAG